One genomic window of Arachis stenosperma cultivar V10309 chromosome 10, arast.V10309.gnm1.PFL2, whole genome shotgun sequence includes the following:
- the LOC130957691 gene encoding GDSL esterase/lipase 7-like, with the protein MNIIMSLLLFIFLYLISPKIICGSIVPLAPALYLFGDSLLDSGNNNFLPTIAKANYLPYGSNFAIGPTGRFTNGRTVADFIAEYLGLPYPPPYLSLKGRISLSGINYASGSCGILPETGNILGKCITLSEQINLFERTVETNLGEKLKNRNEVSDYLSKSIYLVAVGSNDYINNYLATKYYDTSKLYQPHIFAQLLIHKLSEQFQRLYKLGARKIVMFGIGPIGCTPPISKTQLHKGDCLEETNQIVSYFNERLPSLLSNLTFTLPHSSFVLGHAYSILDAFTNPSTYGLTDAKSPCCNALENGTAACIPLTKPCMNPFEHFFWDGYHLTEAMYSYIASACLNGNKVCTPLNIQELVKL; encoded by the exons ATGAATATTATTATGAGCTTGTTGTTGTTCATTTTTCTGTATTTAATTTCCCCAAAAATAATATGCGGTAGCATAGTACCCCTTGCAcctgcattgtatttatttggagACTCCTTATTGGATAGTGGCAATAACAATTTTCTTCCAACTATTGCAAAAGCAAATTATTTGCCTTATGGTTCTAATTTTGCTATTGGTCCTACCGGAAGATTCACTAATGGAAGAACTGTTGCAGATTTTATAG CTGAATATCTTGGATTGCCATATCCTCCACCATACTTGAGCTTAAAAGGTCGAATATCATTATCTGGAATCAATTATGCATCCGGTTCTTGTGGAATTCTGCCAGAGACTGGTAATATACTT GGAAAATGTATAACTTTGAGTGAACAAATAAACTTATTTGAAAGGACAGTTGAGACAAATTTGGGTGAGAAGCTAAAAAACAGAAATGAGGTATCTGATTATTTATCAAAGTCTATATACTTAGTTGCTGTGGGGAGCAATGACTATATCAACAACTACCTTGCAACCAAGTATTATGACACTAGCAAGCTCTACCAGCCTCACATCTTTGCTCAACTCCTCATTCACAAACTCTCCGAACAATTTCAG AGATTGTACAAGTTGGGAGCTAGGAAGATAGTGATGTTTGGAATTGGACCAATAGGGTGCACCCCACCAATCTCAAAAACACAATTACACAAAGGTGATTGCTTGGAGGAAACAAACCAAATTGTGTCATACTTCAATGAGAGGCTTCCTTCATTGCTAAGCAATCTCACATTCACTCTTCCACACTCCTCCTTTGTTCTTGGTCATGCCTATTCCATACTTGATGCATTCACAAATCCTTCCACTTATG GTCTAACGGATGCAAAAAGTCCATGTTGCAATGCTTTGGAAAATGGAACTGCAGCTTGTATCCCATTGACAAAACCCTGCATGAACCCATTTGAACATTTCTTTTGGGATGGTTATCATCTTACAGAGGCAATGTATTCTTATATAGCTTCTGCATGTCTAAATGGTAATAAGGTCTGTACACCACTCAATATTCAAGAGCTTGTCAAATTGTAA
- the LOC130957692 gene encoding GDSL esterase/lipase 7-like, which yields MEKMMKSSTMFALLFVLISNLFAIIYCTQPLAPALYVFGDSLVDNGNNNWIPDVAKSNYYPYGSNFSAGPTGRFSNGKNLVDFLAEYMGLPYPPPYLSKEGPSSLTGINYASGAAGIVEYTGSQVGVVLPLDEQLANFQMTITRDLPIHMTQSQISEHLSKAIYLLSIGNNDYLINYLGAFTGVSPTSTVYAPEPFAELLINTLEKQLQQLYKLGARKIILNDLCPLGCTPMYLKTRPHKGACVDEINALVQHFNKRLPSMLQRLSSTLTGAVFVQGNIYATATEIILNPTKYGCI from the exons ATGGAAAAGATGATGAAATCAAGCACTATGTTTGCTTTGTTGTTTGTTTTGATCTCAAATCTTTTCGCCATAATCTATTGTACACAACCCCTTGCACCTGCATTGTATGTGTTTGGTGATTCATTGGTTGATAATGGTAACAACAATTGGATCCCTGATGTAGCAAAATCAAATTACTATCCATATGGTTCTAATTTCTCTGCGGGCCCCACTGGAAGATTTTCTAATGGAAAAAACCTTGTCGACTTTTTAG CTGAATATATGGGATTGCCATATCCTCCACCATACTTAAGTAAAGAAGGGCCATCTTCATTAACCGGAATTAATTATGCATCTGGTGCTGCTGGAATTGTTGAATATACTGGATCACAAGTT GGAGTGGTGCTTCCTTTGGACGAACAACTTGCCAATTTTCAGATGACAATTACAAGGGATTTGCCCATACATATGACCCAAAGTCAGATATCTGAGCATCTATCAAAAGCTATATATTTATTGTCAATAGGCAACAATGACTACCTCATCAACTATCTTGGAGCTTTTACTGGCGTAAGTCCCACATCCACTGTTTACGCACCCGAACCCTTTGCTGAACTTCTCATTAATACCCTTGAAAAACAATTGCAG CAACTATACAAGTTGGGAGCTAGGAAGATAATATTGAACGATCTATGCCCCTTAGGGTGCACCCCAATGTACTTAAAGACACGTCCCCACAAAGGTGCATGTGTTGATGAAATAAACGCATTGGTTCAACATTTTAACAAAAGGCTTCCTTCAATGCTTCAACGTCTCTCTTCCACCCTTACCGGAGCCGTCTTCGTTCAGGGTAATATTTATGCCACCGCCACTGAGATCATCTTAAATCCAACCAAATATG Gttgcatttaa